A stretch of Ammospiza caudacuta isolate bAmmCau1 chromosome 34, bAmmCau1.pri, whole genome shotgun sequence DNA encodes these proteins:
- the LOC131570426 gene encoding TBC1 domain family member 17-like yields the protein MSEVLAPLLGVFPDEAEAFWAFCSVMDTVGESFGPGRAGLRRRLRALRALLRLLQPGLERRLGQRRPRLCVSRWLQLRVQPQLGLEGTRRLWEVLWTGLPCPNFHLLVTCALLELLGDTLGDGDTPGDGDTPGDSDTFGDSDTFGDSDSDSDSDSDAAQGDTDSEDGDGDEVSLPVSLQVEQVLSRAEGIFLQLAATKDLPPAVQELLGLGGPQPRPEPPPKNP from the exons ATGAGCGAGGTCCTGGCCCCCCTGCTCGGGGTCTTCCCCGACGAGGCCGAGGCGTTCTGGGCCTTCTGCAGCGTCATGGACACCGTG GGCGAGAGCttcgggccgggccgggcggggctgAGGCGCCGCCTGCGGGCGCTGCGGGcgctgctgcggctgctgcaGCCCGGCCTGGAGCGCCGCCTGG gcCAGCGCCGGCCCCGTCTCTGCGTCTCTCGGTGGCTCCAGCTCCGGGTTCAGCCCCAGCTCGGCCTGGAGGGGACGCGGCGCCTCTGGGAG gtgctctggacggggctgccctgccccaaCTTCCACCTGCTGGTGACGtgtgccctgctggagctgctcggggacacccttggggacggtgacacccctggggacggtgacacccctggggacagtgacacctttggggacagtgacacctttggggacagtgacagtgacagtgacagcgaCAGCGACGCCGCCCAGGGGGACACGGACAGCGAGGACGGCGACGGGGACgag gtgtccctgccggTGTCCCTGCAGGTGGAGCAGGTGCTCAGCAGGGCCGAGGgcattttcctgcagctggcgGCCACCAAG GATCTGCCCCCGGccgtgcaggagctgctgggactgGGGGGGCCCCAACCCCGCCCGGAGCcgccccccaaaaacccctga